The Oreochromis niloticus isolate F11D_XX unplaced genomic scaffold, O_niloticus_UMD_NMBU tig00007723_pilon, whole genome shotgun sequence sequence tcattctccctgaggctcttccactCCAAGCTGGGTCCTTTTTGTTCCTGTCtttctgtaaatagttaaattttatatatttatgtttaatgttgttgtaattgaatttatatattttttcaaataaacatttttaatgactaatgtctcagttttactacacagcaaatattCGCACccgacttgacacatgtagaatgtATTTCttattatactaatgacaaaatatactaatgcagtgggatgcaaaagtttgggcaaccttggtaaaagtcattattttcctgtagaaatcgttggttgttacaataaaaattgtcagttaaatatatcatacaggagacacagtgatatttgagaagtgcaAAGAAGTTCACTGGATTTACATAAAGTGTGGAATaactgtttaaacaaaatcaagcaggtgcataaattggcaacttaaaaaagacaaatgaaatgaaaatttagtgtatatcaatgtgtgtctctcctatatgatatatgcAAGTGACATTTTCAATTGTAACAGCGATTCATACAGGAAAATGACTATTAATAAGGTTGCCCAAAATTTTGCATCACACAGTATATAGGAACATAGTGAAGACAAGTTATTTAAGAGAGTAAAGAgaggttattttattttggagtAGAGCTCCATTTAttaagaaaatgttaaaaaggcAGGAACACTCTTTACAGGTTTGTGGGTGGCTCTTAAAAGAGCCATTGTGGGGAAGTCACTCGGACTTCAAACAGGCTACTCCTTTGGCTGCCAAGTCACAGCTCCCTCCGCCGAGAAGTGGGCCATGAACTTCTCCCTCACCAGGACAGCCTCTCTGGAGGAGTTGTTTGCTGCTACACGGCCCAGGCTTTGCAACGGCTCCACCACAGCAGGTGCCACACTCCTCACAGCAGGTGCCCCTCTCTCGTCCAAACCGCGCAGAAAATTGTGGAGAACACACGTTGCCTTCACACACTTCTCCGCAATTTCAGGACGGAGCTCCATGGAGCGCCGATACATCCTCCACTGTGAGGAGAGGACACCAAAGGCACCCTCCACTATCATCCTGGCCCTGGAAAGGCAATAGTTGAAGATCCTCTTCTCTAAGGGGAGGAGGCGTCCAGGGAAAGGCCTCATGAGCTCACGCCGCAGCGGGAACGCTTCATCAGCCACAAACACATGGGGCTGGGCTCCACGGTGTTCTCCACCAGGTAGAGGCTGGTCAGGAGGCAGATGGAGAGTCCCAGCCCGAAGAGCCTGACCAAAGGTGGAGTTGGCCAGAATACCCCCATCGCTGGTCCTCCCGTACCCCCCCAACATCAATAACTCGGAAGCGATACCTTGCATCCACAACCGCAAGGAGAACAATGGAGAATGTTCCCTTGTAGTTGTGGAACATGGATCCTGAGTTGGGGGGTGCCTTCgtctggacgtgcttcccatccagagctccacagcagagagggaagtgcCAGCGCTCCTGGAATTCCTCTGCaatggaccgccagtctcccagtgaaggcacagccatgaaatcatccactagacagtcccagatggctgTCGCTACCTGGGGGATGATCTCGCTCACGGTAGACACACCAACTCGAAAACTAAACGCaatggtcctgaaggagtccccggtggcaaggaacctggacaaaattgtttaaaattagtattatgtgtactgcagttacaaaatacattattcaaattccaaaacactTTGGTGATGTTAGATTTCAATTACAAATATATTAGATATTATCTAATATACActatgtaattatccttataattacaTAGTGTATATTAGATAATATACACTATAATTATTAGATAATATCTAAAACAGTCTGCGGGGATTATATAAAAAGATTCAGCTATACAtgaattaaaccaggtctaaataaaaaaaaaaaaagtatcacaACAGAGATTAGCGCACAGTGGTCCActgtttgatatcagcaaacacagagagcatgcactgatagacaccacagccatgctatcattgcaaacactgataacagcataaatcgaattacatcgggacttgatgagaactttcgagtatcactagaaatattaaaaatacagtcgtctccataccacagtttgctttCAGTAAACACCGAGAGCATTCACTGTTAGCTTAGCACATCCAgtgtagcagtgtataaacgatagtttagcatatattagcacaggtatcaataaaggactaccgtattaaacacttttactaacctcaggcagatggacaggcgctctgcaggcggaattgagcgcctgtagttggtgtctaggcgggcgactctgggaccgacgcgggacagcaggtcctcaaactggccgagtgaaagacggtgatatcgctggaatcggccgtcatccaggcgcagctcctggagcaaatggtgaaactcaccaaagtgctcacgcctctggaggacctgatggacccaggtacggcgaggacgtctTTTTCCccactgctctgctctccacagtagaTAGAGAAGGGAAACTCTCTCTTCAAGCactagctcgacagctgccatcttgcaaagataccgtctggcacaacttcctcccacatccctcccacatttccggttcacccgcttcaaaatatgcaattttgaggcgcgATGGATTTCTGTTGGACACGcgtcgaggtgcgaatgtgcacgcgtcaaattagaggcgtttggggcgttttcgcttGCGCCTGTCGcattcggtgtgaacacaccgtaatCCCTGCAATAGAATATGGTTGTAAACAGTATCAAATACTGTACCGAGGTCTAACAAAAGTAAGGTTTTCAACTGAATTATAACTGTCTAGTTGATTAGTTGATAGCATAGATATGAAAATTGCCTACAGTATTCTACATCTGAATGACAGACTAGCTATGACTATAAGAAACAGGCATGTTCATTATACCAGACAGAAAGGTCATTCATGACTATATGTTCATCATGCCCCTTTAAATTAAATCCAGCCTTTCATGCCTTTGGAGTAGTTTTGGAGTCACTGTTTCTTATCatgactttattaaaaaaaatactcagtCTGACCATCTGACGTTACATAGACTCATGACTCAGCAGAAGCAGCTGACTCAGATGTACAGGTCTACCCTTTTTACCGTGCTGGTTCATGATTCACTAATGGAACAAAGTTTAGACAAACAGTAATTTGAGTTCAGTACAGTTTGTCTTCTGATCAGTTATCTATCTGTTCACCTTTGTGTACATTTGTGTTTTTAGCAGAGGATAAAAGTCCAGCTCGAGTGTGCTCATCTCCATTTTTGCTGTTCGTTGCATTGACATAAAACCAAAACATGAAGGCTTATCTGCTCCTGCTTCTACTGATACCTCTCTGCTCAGGTAACTAAACTGAACGCTGAAAGTAGGACAGTATTCTTACTCTCAAGCTGGTAGAAACAAATTACTAGCAATGTGCAGACTGCTGAAAATAATCATCACCTCTGAGTTTGGATTCTTGTTagagaaactttatttatatctcATTTGGTGTTTTAAGTCTTATATACTGCTTAGTCTAAATATGACTCACTTTGACATCGTTGAACTAGCCTAATAATCATTCTGTTAGTCtcaaattacaatattttaaaagttttgatTGTTGTGCAGGTGCTATAAATTATTGTACAATCTGGGtaatattttacccaaatctgtTCAGACAGATTTTTGCTCCACCAGCATGAGCAAAATCAAGAAAAAGTGTGCTTAGTGATTATTAAACTGTGAAACTGTTCGTGGGATGTTGGTGTTTAAGTTTGATGGGACATTTTTATGTTGCCACCGCATTTGCACAGGTTTACACAGAGACAGGTGCCTGGTGGTCTTTGAAGGACCATGTGGGAACCTCAAAACAGTGAAATAATACAATGACATGAAAGGTTTGTACATACAGTTTGGCAATGGCACAGCTAATTCTGAAACACTTTTCTTGTGGCTTGCACAGTGGAGATGTGCCATCCAGGGAGTCACAACTGTGGCGCACTGTGACAGAAAACACACTGAAATGAAGAATGACAAGGAGGGGCCATATATAGTACACCTAGTACCTAGTACAATACTGAAGCATTCacttttgagttatttttatttatgctgtttttttttttaaagtaactgaaTAGCCATTGAAAAAGAAGcgttattaaataaatacagctCACCCACACAGAACAAATCTATCTTTCTTGACTATACTCctttaggctacgtccacatgtacacaagtatttttgaaaactaagattttccgttttcgttttttAAAAGTTCCCATCCACACATGCAGTTTTCAAATAATATCTCTGTCTACATGTAAACGCCAAAAACACAGTCAAACGTTGTCAAGAACATGCCAAATCCTagccgtgtagaaatgttggccaattacaagtctagaagcctgggaGGGAAAGAGTAAACAGGGTTTTATGCAACCTGCAGGACTTCTGgaaagtttttgtgtttttctgtaaaggcagctaattttgtgttactttaaactgtcttcatcatttcaaatgttaacatttaaacattattttagcatacataaatgtaattttaaaacaaattacatTCATTTAAAACCGGAGAAGCCACGTCTGAAGTTCACTGTGACGCCTCTGTCTGTGTAAATGGAGAGACAGTAACTGCGTCTGTAagtgtgtaaaaactgcagatagtcagattaacagtaacagtattttgtctctcttCGGCATTTTAGAAAtttatctcatgtaaacaataccGTGGCACACAGCGTGGCCAGCGTGGcctcaaaaaaggcgcacacttTTGACGTGACTAAATCTctgttttcctcgtccacaggTAAACgtaaaaactgagtttttgaaAATCTCCACCTTGGCAGGagctttaaaaaatctgttttcagtgACCAAAAACGTCATTTACGTGTagacgaaaggcccaaacgcatagaaaaagctgcgttttcaaacatttccgtgtacgtgtggacatagccttaatgaaaaaaataaaacacaacccTAACCCGCTTTTGTTGCAGCTGAGCAGTTTTACATCGAGTGTTATGGTCAGGACTTCCTGATGGTCAACAACCAGCTGCTACAGTGCACCGGCAAAGTCCAACAAGCTTGTTACACCAGAGGTGAGTCCTCTAGGACAGGGATGTGTTCAGCTGTATCTCCTTGTTTTTCAGTCCAAGTTGAGATTGGAATTTAATGTTAGTTCTGAATATAAAAAACAGATACTGACAATTAAAAAACTAAATCCTTTCCCATAAATTTGGATTTTTATGTTCATGGAAGATTTCCAAAACTGATTTGGCTAGACCTTTTCTTTGTCACTTAACTTGAACACAATAAAGCACTCCAAGATTAAAATGCATGTGATTATATTTGTCAAGGTCTGCTGTAGCAGGCAGGCTGTggatccaaatgcaggactcaacacaaacacagggatAAACTCaaagaggcagctttattgctgtgACCATCTGAGctacaaaaatacaaactaaACGAGAAACCAGAACTAGGGagctagaaaaacaaaacagagagaaattcTGAGCTGGGAGTTTAACTAGAACAAGGAACAAGGGCGAGACACACAGGCACGTGACACAACAACggacagaggaaaacacagagggacaatgagggaatgagacacaggaggagagcacagctggaggAATCACACATAACTATACGGGGAGAAAGCAAAATTGAAAACACTGAGCACAGGATgcgagactgtcaaaataaaacaggagccAAGACACATTCCCAAAGACTCAGTGtcagacttgacactgagacaTGGAGAGATGACTAACTGGGGAGACAGAGGAAACGTGGAGACAAGGGTGACAAGTCATGAAACGTGCAACAAAAGGAAAAGTAACAGAAAGCTAAAGCCTAGGAACTAAGAATATAAACCAAGcagaaaacaataaagagaACCAAAACCATGAAGAACAACAAATCCAAGAATCTAACTTAAAGTAGAATTACACCCACACCCAGTATGTGACAATACTAAGTCAGTTAAAAAGTCTGTTGTTGTGAATGCACTGGTATGTTTCCTGTCTGCAGATAATGGAGATAAAGGGTGCACACGGCTGGAGTTCTGCTCTCGACCTGGCTGGAGCTGCTGTCACACCAACCGCTGCAATGCCTGAGCCAATCACAGACCAGGAAACTGACATCATCACACCACACGATGTGAAACAAAGCTGTCCAGCAGAGTTCAAATAAAACAGTGTGCCATATAACTGAGCTCAGTGTTTAAACATCAATATTTAGTTTTCTGACCTGTAACATCCCTGAAATAAAATCTGTGAAATCGCGTCTCAGTGGAATTATATTCAGAAGTGAATTAAAAGCCATTTGGTATAAAAGTACTAATAATCAGAGTAGAACAAAGATATCCCCTCTTTATCTGTTCACTTCCACATCACTCATCCAGTGACTCATTAAACTACCTGGCAGCACAGCAGTGGGAGTTGCATTCTCAACACCaaatttagaagaaaaaaaagacctaCATTAAAAATTGCTGTTAAATAATTTTCCAAATTATTGTGGCTATGATTGTGTAAAATCATGTTTGTCTACGAAAGGGCAAAAAATGAATATACAAAAAGGACAGGCCACATATACTGTAAAATcaaattagttcccagaactcaaaaaaaactatgcaaagtcggtgcctcaaaaaaactgagtaaagcttacttaagatgtcTGTTAGGACAACGTATTCATTGCAAGAATGCAGTACTAAGGATAACTTGACTTTTACGACTGtgcaatactaattgtttacccactgacaaacatttcaagttctactaaatttaaaaaaagaatttgtggtaacttccctttaaaaaaaaaaaaaatcagattatgTTTTATCATCCTTGACATTTCTAGTACAGCACTTATATAAATATAA is a genomic window containing:
- the LOC109194463 gene encoding protein ANTAGONIST OF LIKE HETEROCHROMATIN PROTEIN 1-like, with translation SIPPAERLSICLRFLATGDSFRTIAFSFRVGVSTVSEIIPQVATAIWDCLVDDFMAVPSLGDWRSIAEEFQERWHFPLCCGALDGKHVQTKAPPNSGSMFHNYKGTFSIVLLAVVDARYRFRVIDVGGVREDQRWGYSGQLHLWSGSSGWDSPSAS